The DNA window ACCGGGATGAACTCGGCGGGTGAGACGAAGCCGCGCTGCGGGTGCTGCCAGCGGACCAGGGCCTCGGCGCCGGCGAGACGGCCGGTGACCAGGTCGTACACGGGCTGGTAGAGCAGGCGCAGCTCGCCGCGGAGGATGGCGGTGCGCAGCTCGCTGGCGAGCAGCGCGTGGCTGACCATGTCCTGCCGCATCTGCGGCTCGAACCGGGTCCAGGACGCCTTGCCGGACTCCTTGGCCGCGTACATCGCGATGTCGGCGTTGCGCAGGACCTCGTCGGCGGTCTCGCCGTGCCCGGCGATCGCGATGCCGGCGCTGGCGTGCAGCAGCAGGTTCTGGTCACCGAAGTCGAACGGGTCGGCGAGGGCGCGCAGCAGCCGCCCGGCGGCCTCCTCGGCGGTTCGCGGGTCGTCGACCGGCAGCATCACGGCGAACTCGTCGCCGCCGAGCCGGGCCACCAGCTCGCTCTCCGCGCTCCGGTCGCGCAGCCGCATGGCGACCTGGTGGAGCAGCTGGTCGCCGGCGGCGGGGCCGAGCGTGTCATTGATCATCTTGAAGTCGTCGACGTCGATCAGCAGCGCGGTGGCCGGCAGGCAGGAGTCCAGCCGGCTGCCGAGCACCACGCCGAACCGGGCGCGGTTGGGCAGGCCGGTGAGCGAGTCGGTCAGCGCGAGCCGTTCCAGCTCGGCCTGCTGGCGGCGGATCCCGCGCAGCGCGATGGTGTTCTCGTGCAGGCTGAGCAACTGGCGGGCGACCACGAAACCGGCGATCAGCACGGCGCCGATGATCACCGTACGCTGCCGGTTGGTCATCTCCTGGGCGCTGACCGTGACGACCAGGCCGGCCGTCGCGGTGACCGCGAGGAACGGCAGCAGGTTGAAGAGCGAGCGGTGCGTGAGGACCGGCCGCGGCTCGCCGGCGAGCGAGCGCCGCTGCAGCGCCGCGCCGCCGCAGACGGCGGCCCCGACCAGCGGCAGGGCCAGCACGGACAGCGCCAGCCGGCTCCAGTCCGCCCCGGCGATCAGCAGGATGGTGCCGGCGATCGCGGCGATCGGCGCGACGGTGAGCACCCGCAGCGCCATCGGCTCGACCATGGTCTCCGGCCGGGACGTGGCCTTGCCGATCATCACGAGGAGCAGCACGCCACCGACGCCGACGATCGCCGCGGCGGTACGGGCGACCAGCGACGTCCCCGCAGGTGCCAGGTCGAGCACCGCGTACCAGAAGATCAGCGCGCTGGCCACGGCGACCGTCGCGGCGTCCAGGAGGGCGCGCAGCCAGCCCACGGCGGTGCGCCGCGGCCCGGGCAGCCCGAGGAACGCCTGCATCAGCAGCAGGACCCCGCACAGCATCGGCACCGCGGTCTGCACCGACAGCCCGGTGTTGTTGTTGGCCCGGGCGAGCGAGACGCAGGAGGCGACCAGCAGGAAGATCGAGGCGTACTCCAGACGGCGCCAGAACGTGCGCACCGCCCGGGCGAGCCGCGGCTGCCGGGCGACCCGCCAGCTGGCGTACGTCGCGGCGGCCAGCGCGACCGGCCCGCCCGCGTAGCCGAGCGTCACGTCGGACGCGGAGCGCAGCAGCAGCCAGAGCAGCACCGCGACGATGGCGCCTGCGGCCGTCACCACCGGAGCCAGCCCTCCGGCTCGCTGCCTTTCGGGTGCGCTCACGGTCTCCGACTGCTCCTCGCCGACTGGCAGACTTGACACAGAACCAGTCGGCGCGGACCAGCCGGACCTGAGTTCTATCCCTCCAGCGCCGCCGAAACGACGCCGCGGGCCTCCTCCTGGATCCGGGCCAGGTGCTCCGGACCTTGGAACGACTCGGCATAGATCTTGTAGACGTCCTCGGTGCCGGACGGCCGGGCCGCGAACCAGCCGGACTCGGTCACCACCTTGAGCCCGCCGATCGCCGCGCCGTTACCGGGGGCGCTGGTCAGCACCCCGGTGATCGGCTCGCCGGCCAGTTCCTTCGCGGTCACCTGGGACGGCGACAGCTTGCCGAGGACGGCCTTCTGCTCGCGGGTCGCCGGCGCGTCGATCCGGGCGTAGGCCGGTTCGCCGAAGCGGTCCGTCAGCTCCCGGTACAGAACAGAAGGCGTCTTGCCCGTGGTGGCGATGATCTCGGACGCCAGCAGGTCGAGCAGGATGCCGTCCTTGTCGGTGCTCCACACGCTGCCGTCGCGGCGCAGGAACGACGCCCCGGCGCTCTCCTCGCCGCCGAAGCCGATCGACGCGTCAAGCAGGCCGGGCACGAACCACTTGAAGCCGACCGGCACCTCGTCGAGGCGGCGGCCCAGGTCGGCGGCGACCCGGTCGATCATCGAGGAGGAGACGAGCGTCTTGCCGATGCCGGCGCCGGCCGGCCAGTCGGTGCGGGCCCGGAACAGGTACCCGATCGCGACCGCGAGGTAGTGGTTCGGGTTCATCAGCCCGCCGTCCGGGGTGACGATGCCGTGCCGGTCGGCGTCGGCGTCGTTGCCGGTGGCGATCTGGAACCGGTCCTTCTGCTCGATCAGCGACGCCATCGCGTACGGCGAGGAGCAGTCCATCCGGATCTTGCCGTCCCAGTCCAGCGTCATGAAACCGAACCGCGGGTCCACGGCAGGGTTCACCACGGTCAGGTCCAGACCGTGCCGCTGGGCGATCTCCCCCCAGTACGCGACGCTCGCCCCGCCCAGCGGATCCGCGCCGATCCGGACACCGGCCCGCCGGATCGCCTCGATGTCGATCACCGAGGGCAGGTCGTCCACGTACGTGGCGAGGAAGTCGTACCCGGAGACGGTGGCCGACTCGCGGGCCCGGACCGCGCTGATCCGCCGCACGTCCTTGAGACCGCCGGCGATCAGCTCGTTCGCCCGGTCCTGGATCCACTTGGTGGCGTCGGTGTCGGCCGGCCCGCCGTTCGGCGGGTTGTACTTGAAACCGCCGTCGTCCGGCGGGTTGTGCGACGGCGTGACGACGACGCCGTCGGCGAGCCCGTCGTTGCGCGCGCGGGTCCGGTTGTAGGTGAGGATCGCGTGCGACAGGGCGGGCGTCGGCGTGTACCCGTCCCGGCTGTCGATCAGCGTGGTGACGTCGTTGGCGGCGAACACCTCGAGCGCCGTGATCATCGCGGGCTCGCTCAGCGCGTGCGTGTCGCGGGCCAGGAAGAGCGGCCCGTCGGTGCCCTGCTCCCGCCGGTACTCGACGATGGCCTGGCTGGTGGCGGCGATGTGGTCCTCGTTGAACGCGGTGCGCAGGCTGGAGCCGCGGTGCCCGGAGGTGCCGAACGCGACGCGCTGCCCCGCCTGGCCCGGATCCGGGTGCTCCGTGTAGTAACGCGAGATGACTTTGGGCACGTCGATCAGATCAGCCGGTTCGGCGGGCGTGCCGGCGCGGGGGTGGGTGGACATCGCGGCCTCCTTTGGAGCGTGGACCTGTGCGGAATCGTATCGAGCGGCCCGGTTGAACCTTTCCCCCGCACCATCCGAACTACCTTCTGTGACCCGGGTTGTTCCACGCGTGCTGTTGCTCCTGCTCATCCTGCTGGGAGTGCTCGCCGCCGCGCCGCGCCCGGCATCCGCCCACGCCGCGACGGTCGGGTCCAGCCCGGCGCCCGGCAGCGTCGTCGGGTCCTCCCCCTCCGAGGTCACCGTCACGTTCAGTGAGCCGGTCGCCCCGGTCAGCGGCCAGATCCAGGTGATCGCCCCGGACGGCGAGCGGATCAACGCGACGCCGGTCGTGGAGGGCACGGTCCTGCGCATCCCGGTCCGTAAGGCGAACCGCCCGCTCGGGACCTACCTGGTCAGCTTCCGGGTCATCTCGGCGGACAGTCACCCGGTCGGCGGTGCCGTCACCTTCTCGGTGGGCGCGCCGTCGGCGACGCCCGAGGCCGCGTCCGCCACCGGCTCGCATCCGTCGGTCACCCTCGCCGTCCCCACCCTCAAATTCCTGGGGTACGGGGGACTCGCGCTCATCACCGGACCCGCGCTGTTCCTGGCGTTCCTGTGGCCGCGCCGCCGTTCCCGCCAAGGCCCGCTCCGCCTGATCCGGATCGGTCTCGCCCTCACCGCGGTCGCCACCCTCGGCGCGCTCGGCACGCAGGCGCAGCAGGGCAGCGGCGGCGCGCTCTGGCAGGTCTCGGTGTCCGAGCTGACCACCGTGCTCGACAGCCGGTACGGTCTGCTGCTGATCGCCCGCCTGGCCGCGCTGGCCGTCCTCGCGGTCCTGCTGCCCACCCTGCTGAGCGCCCCCGCCCGCAGGCCGTCCCACCTTCCCGCGGCCGCCGTCGCCGCGCCGCAGCTGGTCACCGTCGCGGCGGGCGCACCGCACTCAGCGCCGGCCGGTCCGGCCGGTCCGGCCGGCTCTCAGCGTTCGCGAATCGGGCGCCCGGCAGCACTGGCGACCAGCCGGACCGGCCGGACCAGCCGGTCGCCAGTGCTGGTCGGCGTGGTGCTTCTGGTGGGCGTCCTCGGACTCGCGACGTGGCCCCTGACCGGGCACGCGATCGCCGCCCCGATGCCCGCCGTGACCGTCGCGGTGGGCGTGGTTCACCTCGCCGCGATGGCGGTGTGGATCGGCGGGCTGGTCACGCTCCTCGGATTCCTGCTGCGCGGCACCGACCGGCGGGTCCTCGGTGTGCTGCTGCCGGCCTGGTCACGCTGGGCGGTCCTCGCGGTGATCTGGCTCGCCATCGCCGGCGCGGTGCAGGCGGTGGTCCAGCTGGGCGGGCTCGCCGCGGTCTGGCAGACCGGGTACGGCCGGCTCCTGCTCGCCAAGCTGGCCCTGCTCGCGGGCGTCCTCGCCCTGGCCGCCACCGCCCGCCGCCTGGTCACCCGGGTGGCCGCCACCGGCGCGTCCCGGCTGCGCCGCACGGTCGGCGTGGAGATCGTGGCGACCGTGCTGATCCTCGGGCTGAGCGCCGTGCTGGTGCAGGTCGACCCCGGCCGGACCGCCGGCGCCCGGGACCGCGCGGTCGCCGGCAAGGGACTGTCCGAGACGCTGAGCAGCCCGCTCTACACCGTGCAGTTCAACATCTATCCGGTCGAGCTGGGCGAGTACAACACGGTGCACGCGTTCCTCTACACCCCGGCCGGTGCGCCCCTCACGCCCGCCGAGTGGCAGCTCAGCACCCGTCTGGTCAGCCAGAACCTGGAGGCCGTGAAGGAGCCGTTCGCCGCGCTGCCGATCGAGCACCAGGCGCTCGGCACGGTCACCTTCCCGGTGCCCGGCACCTACGAGATCGCCTTCACGATCCGGGTCGACGAACTGAACCGGGCCACCGTGAAGACGACCGTCACGGTTCCGCCCCGGTAGAGGTGACACCGGCTCGAATTCTGGGCAGAACAGATCCGTGAAGGTCTCCATGAACGAGAGATCAGGCGCCGTCGTCGTGACGGTACGAGGAAACCTGGATCTCGACAGCGCCCCCACCCTCGCCGTCTGCCTCGACGAGGCACTCGGCCGACCGGAGCCACGTGTCGTGGTCGACCTGTCCGGTGTCGACTTCTGCGACTCGATCGGCTTGAGCACGTTCGTGACCGGGCACAACCGGGCACGGGCCGCCGGTGGCTGGCTGCGGCTGGCCGGACCCGGCGAATTCCTGGAACAGCTGCTCGACACGGTCGGGCTGGCCCGGCGGCTCGGCGTCTACCCGACCGTCGAGGACGCCGTCGCCAACCGCCCGGACGACTGAGCGACGGACCGGTGAGCGACCGATCACTCCGTCCGGCCTCCGGCCCCGCCCGCCGGATAGTCTCGCGGCGTGCTGATCCTGTTGCCGCCGTCCGAGGGCAAGACCTCCGCCACGGCGGGCGAGCCGGTCGATCCGGCCTCCCTCTGGCTGCCCGAGCTCGCCGCCGCCCGCACCCGGGTGCTCAACCGTCTCGTCGCTCTCTGCAGGCGCAGCAGCGAGCGGTCGGTCGCCGACTCCCTCACCGTCCTCGGTCTCAGCACCGGTCAGCGCGACGAGATCACCCGCAACGCGCGACTGCCGGAGGCGCCCGCCGCCCCGGCCGCGCAGATCTACACCGGGGTGCTCTACGAGGCCCTCGACCCGGCCGGGCTGGGCCCCGAGTCGCGCGCGTGGCTCGACGAGACGGCGGTGGTCTTCTCCGGGCTCTGGGGCGTGGTGCGCCTCGGCGACCGGATCCCCGCGTACCGGTGTTCGATCGGGGTCACCCTGCCGCAGGTGGGCGGGCTCACCCCGTACTGGAAGAAGGTCTTGAAGCCGGCGCTGGACCGCCTGGACGGACCCGTGCTGGACCTGCGCTCCGGGGCCTATGTGGCGATGTGGGCGCCCGGCCCGCAGAGCGCGCAGGTGCGCGTGCTGCACGAGCGCCTGGTCGGCGGGGTGGCGAAACGGTCCGTGGTCAGCCACTTCAACAAGGCCACGAAGGGGCGGCTGGTCCGCGCGCTGGCCGAGGATCGCGCGACGCCCGGGTCGGTGGACGAGCTGGTCGTGGCGATGCGCGACCTGAAGTTCACGGTCGAGGAGCGGCCCGCGCCCGAGGGCCGGCCGCGGCAGCTGGACATCGTGGTCAGCGATCTTTGAGTGGTGACGGCTCCCACTCTTCACTCCTGCCCCGGTAGATGAGATCGTTTAACGCCTCGCGGCCTCGGCCGGGAGGCGCCCCCCTCTCACGAACGCCTGATCCGGAGGACCCTTGTCCGATCGGACTCCACCGGAAAAGCCTGGCAAGGAACTGGTTCTCCGGCGCGAACCGGACGTGCCCGCCATGCTGCTCGCCGACAAGCGGTCCTGGCGGGAGTACGCCGCTCCCGGCCTGGTGATCTTCCTGGGCGTGCTCGCGGTGATCGCCTTCGGGCTGGTCGTGGTCACCCGCGGCGGCGACGAGCCGCAGCCCGCGGGCACCGCCCCGGCGCTCGGCGGACTCGGTGATCCGAACGCCGCCCAGCTGCCGATTCCGCTGCAGAGCCCGTCACCGTCGCCCAGCTTCGCCCCGGTCGACACGATCGCGATCGAGCGGTCCGCGGTGCCCGAGCGCGTCAACCTGACCGCCGAGGGCACGATCGACTGGGTGCACTGGGGTGAGCAGGGCACGTACGCGCTGGAACGCAACGCGAACGGCGGCTTCGCGATCCTCGAGGGCACCCCCGGGCCGTCCCGCGCGCGGCACACGCTGAGCCCGGAGAAATACCGCTGGACCGGCGGCAGCCCGCTCGCCTCGGCGTCCGGCGTGACGAGCGGCGTGCGGGCCTGCGACGCCGGCAGCGGCTTCACGCTCTCCGCGCCGGCCGGCACCCGGGACAGCACGCTGCGGCTCTACGTCGGCCTGGTCTCCGGGAGCGGGTCGCTGGAGGTCAAGCTCTCCACCGGCGGCAAGGTCGTCAGGGACCGCTGGGAGCAGACCGGCACGTCGATGGAGACAGCCGTCTACACGGTGAGCTACACCGCCACCGGTACTGGCAAGATCTCCCTCAAGTGGATCACCGATGAGTCCTTCTCCGAGGACTGCGGCGGGGTCGCACTGCAGGCCGCGACACTGAGCTGACCTGCGCAAACTCGGTTCGGTTCGGAAAGGGGAGCTTGTGTTCGCGGGCTGGGGAACGCGGGTCGCCCGCCTTCGATGGTCGGTGCTGGTCGTCGCGCTGGTCGCGGTGCTCGGCGCGGGCGTCTGGGGCGTCGGGGTGTTCGATCGGCTCACCGAGGGGGGTTACAGCGACCCGGACAGCGAATCCGCGCGGGCCGCCGACGTAGTCGCCACCGCCCTGGGCGGGCAGAGCGGCGACGTCATCGCGATCTACACGCCGGACCGGGGCACGATCGACGACGCGGCGCTGGCCAAGCGGATCACCGCGCGGCTCGGGGAGCTGCCCGGCGGCGCGGTCGTCTCGACGGCGTCGTACTGGGACGACAAGGCGCCGCGGTACGCCGCCGCGGACCGGTCCAGCGCGGCCGCGGTGATCACCCTGGCCGGCGCGGACGACGCCGAGAAGATGACGTCCTACGCGGACATCGAGGAGTCGCTGGGCGTACCCGGAGCGCACCTGCAGCTGGCCGGCAGCGTGCCGCTCTCGCACGCCTCCAACGAACGCTCCGCCGACGACCTGGTCTTCGCCGAGATGATCTCGCTGCCGATCGTCCTGGTGCTGCTGCTGTTCATCTTCGGCTCGCTGGTCGCCGCGTCCCTGCCGGTTCTCATCGGTGGCGCGGCGGTGCTCGGATCGCTCGGCGTGCTGCACACCGTCGCGCTCACCCACGAGGTCAACTCGTTCGCCGTCAACGTGGCGAGCCTGCTC is part of the Actinoplanes missouriensis 431 genome and encodes:
- a CDS encoding YaaA family protein, translating into MLILLPPSEGKTSATAGEPVDPASLWLPELAAARTRVLNRLVALCRRSSERSVADSLTVLGLSTGQRDEITRNARLPEAPAAPAAQIYTGVLYEALDPAGLGPESRAWLDETAVVFSGLWGVVRLGDRIPAYRCSIGVTLPQVGGLTPYWKKVLKPALDRLDGPVLDLRSGAYVAMWAPGPQSAQVRVLHERLVGGVAKRSVVSHFNKATKGRLVRALAEDRATPGSVDELVVAMRDLKFTVEERPAPEGRPRQLDIVVSDL
- the pgm gene encoding phosphoglucomutase (alpha-D-glucose-1,6-bisphosphate-dependent), producing MSTHPRAGTPAEPADLIDVPKVISRYYTEHPDPGQAGQRVAFGTSGHRGSSLRTAFNEDHIAATSQAIVEYRREQGTDGPLFLARDTHALSEPAMITALEVFAANDVTTLIDSRDGYTPTPALSHAILTYNRTRARNDGLADGVVVTPSHNPPDDGGFKYNPPNGGPADTDATKWIQDRANELIAGGLKDVRRISAVRARESATVSGYDFLATYVDDLPSVIDIEAIRRAGVRIGADPLGGASVAYWGEIAQRHGLDLTVVNPAVDPRFGFMTLDWDGKIRMDCSSPYAMASLIEQKDRFQIATGNDADADRHGIVTPDGGLMNPNHYLAVAIGYLFRARTDWPAGAGIGKTLVSSSMIDRVAADLGRRLDEVPVGFKWFVPGLLDASIGFGGEESAGASFLRRDGSVWSTDKDGILLDLLASEIIATTGKTPSVLYRELTDRFGEPAYARIDAPATREQKAVLGKLSPSQVTAKELAGEPITGVLTSAPGNGAAIGGLKVVTESGWFAARPSGTEDVYKIYAESFQGPEHLARIQEEARGVVSAALEG
- a CDS encoding STAS domain-containing protein, producing MNERSGAVVVTVRGNLDLDSAPTLAVCLDEALGRPEPRVVVDLSGVDFCDSIGLSTFVTGHNRARAAGGWLRLAGPGEFLEQLLDTVGLARRLGVYPTVEDAVANRPDD
- a CDS encoding putative bifunctional diguanylate cyclase/phosphodiesterase; translated protein: MSAPERQRAGGLAPVVTAAGAIVAVLLWLLLRSASDVTLGYAGGPVALAAATYASWRVARQPRLARAVRTFWRRLEYASIFLLVASCVSLARANNNTGLSVQTAVPMLCGVLLLMQAFLGLPGPRRTAVGWLRALLDAATVAVASALIFWYAVLDLAPAGTSLVARTAAAIVGVGGVLLLVMIGKATSRPETMVEPMALRVLTVAPIAAIAGTILLIAGADWSRLALSVLALPLVGAAVCGGAALQRRSLAGEPRPVLTHRSLFNLLPFLAVTATAGLVVTVSAQEMTNRQRTVIIGAVLIAGFVVARQLLSLHENTIALRGIRRQQAELERLALTDSLTGLPNRARFGVVLGSRLDSCLPATALLIDVDDFKMINDTLGPAAGDQLLHQVAMRLRDRSAESELVARLGGDEFAVMLPVDDPRTAEEAAGRLLRALADPFDFGDQNLLLHASAGIAIAGHGETADEVLRNADIAMYAAKESGKASWTRFEPQMRQDMVSHALLASELRTAILRGELRLLYQPVYDLVTGRLAGAEALVRWQHPQRGFVSPAEFIPVAERSGLIVPLGTWVLREACEQLARWRDEHGDGAIEAVNVNVAVRQLREAGFVDEVAAVLSDTGLTPVNLILEVTESSVVDGWQVRATLEALHEMGVRLALDDFGTGQSSLSLLRAFPVDVLKLDKSFVDGIADGEDRGRLAVAGAVAQLAEHLQLKAVAEGIESQAQMDRLRAMGYRYGQGFFMARPLPAAECGALMADSRWTSTTVEVVP
- a CDS encoding copper resistance CopC/CopD family protein, which gives rise to MLLLLLILLGVLAAAPRPASAHAATVGSSPAPGSVVGSSPSEVTVTFSEPVAPVSGQIQVIAPDGERINATPVVEGTVLRIPVRKANRPLGTYLVSFRVISADSHPVGGAVTFSVGAPSATPEAASATGSHPSVTLAVPTLKFLGYGGLALITGPALFLAFLWPRRRSRQGPLRLIRIGLALTAVATLGALGTQAQQGSGGALWQVSVSELTTVLDSRYGLLLIARLAALAVLAVLLPTLLSAPARRPSHLPAAAVAAPQLVTVAAGAPHSAPAGPAGPAGSQRSRIGRPAALATSRTGRTSRSPVLVGVVLLVGVLGLATWPLTGHAIAAPMPAVTVAVGVVHLAAMAVWIGGLVTLLGFLLRGTDRRVLGVLLPAWSRWAVLAVIWLAIAGAVQAVVQLGGLAAVWQTGYGRLLLAKLALLAGVLALAATARRLVTRVAATGASRLRRTVGVEIVATVLILGLSAVLVQVDPGRTAGARDRAVAGKGLSETLSSPLYTVQFNIYPVELGEYNTVHAFLYTPAGAPLTPAEWQLSTRLVSQNLEAVKEPFAALPIEHQALGTVTFPVPGTYEIAFTIRVDELNRATVKTTVTVPPR